From a region of the Paenibacillus lutimineralis genome:
- a CDS encoding manganese catalase family protein, giving the protein MWVYEKKLQYPVRVGKCDIGMAKLLLEQYGGADGELAAALRYMNQRYSIPDKVIGLLTDISTEEFAHLEMIATMVFKLTKDATVEELRACGLAPHYVAHDSALFYENASGVPFTAAYIQAKGDPIADLYEDIAAEEKARATYQWLIDMTDDVDLQDSLKFLREREIIHSLRFREAVEILKAEQGKKKVF; this is encoded by the coding sequence ATGTGGGTATATGAGAAGAAGCTGCAATACCCGGTTCGTGTAGGTAAATGCGATATCGGAATGGCGAAGCTGCTGCTGGAGCAGTATGGCGGTGCTGATGGGGAACTCGCGGCTGCGCTGCGCTACATGAATCAGAGGTATTCGATTCCGGATAAAGTGATTGGATTACTTACGGACATTTCGACGGAGGAATTTGCGCATCTCGAGATGATTGCCACTATGGTGTTCAAGCTCACGAAGGATGCGACTGTAGAGGAATTACGAGCTTGCGGGCTGGCGCCTCATTATGTTGCCCATGATAGCGCGCTCTTCTATGAGAATGCTTCGGGCGTACCGTTCACGGCCGCCTATATCCAGGCGAAGGGCGATCCCATCGCCGATTTGTATGAGGATATTGCCGCGGAGGAGAAGGCCCGGGCTACATATCAGTGGCTGATCGATATGACCGATGACGTGGATCTGCAAGACAGCCTGAAGTTCTTACGCGAGCGCGAGATTATTCACTCACTGCGCTTCCGCGAGGCAGTTGAAATCTTGAAGGCTGAGCAGGGAAAGAAGAAGGTGTTCTAG
- a CDS encoding IS3 family transposase gives MSTGCIRFYNRRRPQRKLNKLTPVEYRRQFLA, from the coding sequence GTGAGCACTGGCTGTATCCGTTTTTATAACCGAAGACGACCACAGCGTAAACTAAACAAACTGACGCCGGTAGAGTACCGACGCCAGTTTCTAGCATAG
- a CDS encoding spore coat protein CotJB: protein MNEVTKPHCDQEYYDMLEKLQALDFTLVELNLYLDTHPGDLAALQQFNQLALERRHLAEHFQHLYGPLQNFGHSFSRYPWEWVNVPWPWQV from the coding sequence ATGAATGAAGTAACTAAGCCGCATTGCGATCAGGAGTATTATGACATGCTGGAGAAGCTGCAGGCACTGGATTTCACGCTCGTCGAGCTGAACCTTTATCTGGATACGCATCCGGGGGACTTGGCTGCGCTCCAGCAATTTAATCAATTGGCATTGGAAAGACGACATCTGGCAGAGCACTTTCAACACTTATACGGTCCGTTGCAGAATTTCGGGCATTCTTTCTCGAGATACCCGTGGGAATGGGTTAACGTTCCATGGCCTTGGCAGGTCTAG
- a CDS encoding HD-GYP domain-containing protein codes for MRLIAINSLQPGMKLGKKIYNEDGIVLLSENAEINDAIIRRLRHHGLDYIYIADHRTDDIQISEMIEETTRRRALNELRVNFKKLMEPAMKGVAYPYLGKTFSGLVESIVDDLSSREDAMIMMMNIDSMDHYLYRHSLNVCLYTLLLGQVYGYSKEDLTLLGLGAMLHDIGKTKVPRDVLNKPSQLTDEEFAQIKQHTEIGFKLLKDEPGIPLKAAHCAYQHHERINGGGYPRGLKGDEIHEFARWIAITDAFDAMTTHRVYRPAMLPHQALEVLYAGCGEWYEKSKLELFRDHMAIYPVGMTVDLSTGERGVVAKIHKAIPHRPVVRVLTDPDGVDLKSPYDIDLSNRLSVVITGVDGTKEAIK; via the coding sequence TTGCGGTTAATAGCTATAAATTCTCTACAACCAGGAATGAAGCTGGGTAAAAAGATTTATAATGAGGACGGGATTGTTCTCTTATCGGAAAATGCAGAAATAAATGATGCTATCATTCGCCGCTTGCGTCACCACGGCCTCGATTATATCTATATTGCTGATCATCGTACGGATGATATTCAGATCAGCGAGATGATCGAAGAAACTACGCGCCGCCGCGCGTTGAATGAATTAAGGGTCAACTTCAAGAAGCTGATGGAGCCGGCGATGAAAGGGGTAGCCTATCCCTATCTGGGCAAGACCTTCTCCGGCTTGGTCGAATCCATCGTCGATGACCTCAGCTCTCGGGAAGATGCAATGATCATGATGATGAATATCGATAGTATGGATCATTACCTTTACCGCCATTCTTTGAATGTATGCTTATATACTTTGTTGCTAGGTCAGGTCTATGGCTATAGCAAAGAGGATCTGACTCTGCTCGGCCTTGGAGCCATGCTGCATGATATAGGCAAGACGAAGGTGCCGCGGGATGTTCTGAATAAGCCGTCCCAATTGACTGACGAGGAATTCGCACAGATTAAGCAGCATACCGAGATCGGGTTCAAGCTGTTGAAGGATGAACCAGGGATTCCGCTCAAGGCAGCCCACTGTGCTTATCAGCATCATGAACGCATTAACGGCGGCGGTTATCCGCGTGGCTTGAAGGGCGATGAGATCCATGAATTCGCCCGCTGGATCGCAATCACAGATGCGTTCGATGCGATGACAACGCACCGGGTATACCGTCCGGCGATGCTGCCGCATCAGGCACTGGAGGTGCTCTATGCAGGCTGCGGAGAATGGTATGAGAAATCGAAGTTAGAGCTATTCAGAGATCATATGGCTATATATCCGGTGGGTATGACCGTTGATCTAAGCACTGGTGAACGAGGTGTTGTCGCCAAGATTCACAAGGCGATTCCGCACAGACCTGTGGTCAGAGTACTGACCGATCCTGACGGAGTTGATTTGAAGTCTCCGTACGATATCGATCTGTCAAACCGTCTATCCGTCGTTATTACCGGAGTAGATGGTACAAAAGAAGCTATAAAATAA
- a CDS encoding bifunctional metallophosphatase/5'-nucleotidase, protein MPDKDGVTLTIAYTNDLHSHFGAMGRIAAMIDDLRSEPNSEMLLLDIGDHMDRAAPETEGTMGQANVDILNLTGYDAITIGNNEGLTFTPELLGETYASLRCPVICNNIVEQRTGQPPEWMRRHLIVQRGPFTIGLIGATAAFSDFYSLLGWDALDPIETIQYDVEQLRPRVDLIVVMSHLGILLDRQLAEKIPDIDLIIGGHTHHLLEESLIIGKTAITAAGKFGNYLGKIKYRRNPVSGLPEIYDGKVLQVGPGAESDVILSSIDTYRRKAKARLDRTVTTTDRKLSISYSSESPFGNLLAQAVRRFTNSELSIINSGQLLSDLPAGDISEGMLHERCPSPINPCTMILKGEDILYTLEQSLLPDMMDKTIFGYGFRGKVLGGICLDGMEVEYDPYAEPDQRIIRASVAGIPLDPGATYKVGTLDMFTFGVGYERLQQGSEQKFMLPLFIRDLLRMELQTAGAVDSCFFTRWKQV, encoded by the coding sequence GTGCCGGATAAGGACGGAGTTACATTAACGATCGCATATACGAATGACTTGCACAGCCATTTCGGCGCCATGGGCAGAATCGCCGCGATGATCGATGATTTGCGGTCGGAGCCAAATAGTGAAATGCTGCTCCTTGATATAGGCGACCATATGGATCGAGCCGCACCAGAGACGGAAGGCACAATGGGTCAGGCGAATGTCGATATTCTGAATTTGACGGGATACGATGCGATCACGATCGGGAATAATGAGGGGCTGACGTTCACTCCGGAACTTCTAGGGGAGACGTATGCCAGTCTGCGATGTCCCGTAATTTGCAACAATATTGTTGAACAAAGAACAGGCCAGCCCCCAGAATGGATGAGAAGACATCTTATTGTACAGCGGGGTCCGTTCACGATCGGATTGATTGGAGCGACGGCGGCATTTTCTGATTTCTACAGCTTGCTGGGTTGGGATGCTCTTGACCCGATAGAGACGATCCAATATGATGTAGAACAGCTGCGTCCGCGGGTGGATCTGATTGTTGTCATGTCCCATTTGGGAATCTTGCTCGATCGACAGTTGGCAGAGAAGATTCCAGACATTGACCTCATCATTGGCGGTCATACCCATCATCTGCTGGAGGAGTCCTTAATTATAGGGAAGACAGCGATCACAGCTGCGGGCAAATTCGGTAATTATCTTGGGAAAATAAAATACCGCAGGAACCCAGTGAGCGGTCTACCGGAAATTTACGATGGAAAGGTGCTTCAAGTTGGGCCAGGGGCGGAGAGTGATGTGATCCTGAGCTCCATTGACACTTATCGTAGGAAGGCTAAAGCCCGTCTGGATCGGACGGTCACAACGACGGATCGAAAGCTGTCGATCTCTTACAGCAGTGAGTCTCCATTTGGCAATTTATTGGCCCAGGCGGTCAGGAGGTTTACGAACAGCGAACTATCGATTATCAATAGCGGACAATTGCTGAGCGACCTTCCCGCTGGTGATATTAGTGAAGGCATGCTGCATGAACGCTGCCCTTCTCCGATTAATCCTTGTACCATGATCTTAAAAGGTGAGGACATTCTATATACCCTGGAGCAATCATTGCTTCCGGATATGATGGATAAGACCATATTCGGCTATGGCTTCCGCGGTAAGGTTCTGGGCGGGATCTGTCTGGATGGTATGGAAGTCGAATATGACCCATATGCCGAGCCAGATCAGCGAATTATTCGAGCTAGTGTCGCCGGGATTCCTCTGGACCCTGGAGCGACATATAAGGTCGGTACTCTGGATATGTTTACTTTCGGAGTAGGCTACGAACGGTTGCAGCAAGGAAGCGAGCAGAAATTTATGCTTCCTTTATTTATACGTGATCTGCTCAGGATGGAATTACAGACGGCAGGGGCCGTAGACAGCTGCTTCTTCACCAGATGGAAGCAAGTTTAA
- the sufU gene encoding Fe-S cluster assembly sulfur transfer protein SufU: MQLDDLYRRVIMDHYKNPRNRGKFDDDSLTVDLNNPTCGDRISLQLKLEDGVVKDARFNGEGCSISMSSASMMTEAVKGRTYAEAMDLASRFSSLMQGEAVDFDEYEELEALSGVNKFPARIKCATLAWNALKKGIHEEE, encoded by the coding sequence ATGCAACTTGACGATTTATACCGCCGCGTAATTATGGATCATTATAAAAACCCTCGCAACCGTGGGAAATTTGATGACGATTCCCTGACTGTTGATCTGAACAACCCAACTTGCGGGGATCGCATCTCTCTCCAGCTGAAGCTGGAGGATGGCGTTGTGAAGGACGCCCGCTTTAACGGAGAGGGCTGCTCGATTAGCATGTCCTCAGCATCGATGATGACAGAAGCAGTGAAGGGCCGGACCTATGCGGAAGCGATGGATTTGGCTAGCCGATTCTCTTCCTTAATGCAGGGAGAGGCTGTTGATTTTGATGAATATGAAGAGCTTGAGGCTCTATCCGGGGTTAATAAATTCCCTGCCCGGATCAAGTGCGCGACGCTAGCGTGGAACGCACTCAAGAAAGGGATTCACGAAGAAGAATAA
- a CDS encoding tyrosine-type recombinase/integrase, with protein MLSEQAVIRILQALDNLRHRTMLYLAYSSGLRVSKVVRLRIKDLDWERGIISIRQGKGKKDRHTLLSRAASLLVKQYIKLEMPPFGYSLGKIGRHICMRRTLQKVFTEAVVRSRVQKKVGIHVLRHIQSPLDRIYRED; from the coding sequence GTGCTCTCCGAACAAGCGGTGATTCGCATCCTTCAAGCACTGGATAATCTGAGGCACAGGACGATGTTGTATCTGGCTTATTCATCAGGACTTCGTGTCAGTAAGGTGGTACGGTTGAGGATAAAGGATCTTGACTGGGAGCGTGGAATCATCTCGATCCGACAAGGGAAAGGAAAGAAGGACCGACATACCCTTCTATCAAGAGCTGCGTCGCTGTTAGTAAAGCAATACATTAAGCTGGAGATGCCGCCATTTGGTTATTCCCTGGGCAAAATCGGCAGACACATCTGCATGAGGCGTACCCTGCAAAAAGTGTTCACTGAAGCGGTGGTACGCTCCCGTGTTCAGAAGAAGGTTGGTATCCATGTCCTCCGCCACATCCAAAGCCCCCTCGACCGTATTTATAGGGAGGATTAG
- a CDS encoding HD-GYP domain-containing protein, translating into MKVHIMDLNPGDKLQTDVFNHFGVLVLQKEKELSSEAIVKLMQHGIDYIDIIPHTIDVIVPTASVTPQFIQKIQPVFNEAIDGFEAIFLEALATGNFDNSQVDQLLEPMVEQLDDQKDVVSLLLLLGNNDNYTYNHSLQVGMLSYYIASWLGYSKEDAYKVGKAGYLIDIGKCKISEDILFKPGKLTPEEFEEIKRHTQYGYEIIMNSTGDELSALIALQHHERDDGSGYPRGLTDKEIHPYAKITAVADVYTAMTSNRIYQSKQELFTVLKELNNMSFGKLSPEPTQVLISHLLPNFIGKKVLLSSGEVGAIIMTNPSDFFRPLIRTESRFIDLSRERELTITEIYM; encoded by the coding sequence TTGAAGGTACATATTATGGATCTTAACCCTGGAGACAAGCTTCAGACCGACGTATTCAATCATTTTGGCGTACTGGTTCTACAGAAAGAGAAGGAACTGTCCAGCGAGGCCATCGTGAAGTTGATGCAGCACGGGATCGATTATATTGATATCATCCCTCATACCATTGACGTCATCGTGCCGACCGCCTCAGTTACTCCGCAGTTCATCCAGAAGATTCAGCCTGTGTTTAACGAAGCGATTGACGGATTTGAAGCAATATTCCTGGAAGCGCTGGCAACCGGCAATTTCGACAATTCTCAAGTAGACCAACTGCTTGAACCCATGGTCGAACAGCTCGATGACCAGAAGGATGTCGTATCTCTGCTTCTGCTGCTTGGCAATAATGATAATTATACATATAATCATTCTTTGCAGGTTGGAATGCTATCCTATTATATCGCTTCCTGGTTAGGATATTCAAAGGAAGATGCCTATAAAGTTGGCAAAGCTGGTTACTTGATCGATATCGGGAAGTGTAAGATATCGGAGGATATCTTATTCAAACCTGGTAAGTTGACACCTGAGGAATTTGAGGAGATCAAGCGACACACACAATACGGGTATGAGATTATTATGAATTCTACCGGGGACGAGCTATCGGCCCTCATCGCTTTGCAGCATCATGAACGTGATGATGGTAGCGGTTATCCACGCGGACTGACGGATAAGGAGATCCACCCATACGCCAAGATCACTGCAGTGGCGGACGTCTACACAGCAATGACCTCTAACCGTATCTATCAATCGAAGCAGGAGCTATTCACCGTACTCAAAGAATTGAATAATATGAGCTTTGGCAAATTAAGTCCTGAGCCTACCCAGGTGTTGATTAGCCATCTGCTACCGAACTTTATCGGTAAGAAAGTACTGCTGAGTTCCGGCGAAGTCGGGGCGATTATCATGACGAACCCATCCGACTTCTTCCGCCCGCTAATCCGTACAGAATCGCGCTTTATCGATTTGTCCAGGGAACGCGAGCTTACGATTACTGAGATTTATATGTAA
- the yfkAB gene encoding radical SAM/CxCxxxxC motif protein YfkAB, producing the protein MKIMSMNNEAIRQISPSYDPWDPILSLKQYGRHVLTSVEMTVTNLCNMRCEHCAVGDSLVMKEPEHIPLDMMLSALDEVENLQTISITGGEPTFRKQTVDELIVPLLKYARSRGIRSQINSNLTLDYERYEKLLPYLDVMHISFNYTSERDFHEVGFARSGHPVKSEVAYRMYDKMVENTRRLSEEGMFISAESMINYRTYEKLPEIHRLILEMGCKRHEVHPMYAADFAEGLPMLSLDQMRGAIHSLLDVRDPKLWMLFGTLPFFACNPSAEDAKLLRRLREEPNVTVRNDPDGRNRVNVNMFTGDVFVTDFAAIPAFGNLRDGRLDDIFEKWLTEHPLNQKVNCHCPAANCCGPNLLVADMYYKDIDFKSRKAIEL; encoded by the coding sequence ATGAAAATAATGAGTATGAACAATGAAGCCATCCGGCAAATAAGCCCGAGTTATGATCCGTGGGACCCGATTCTGTCGCTTAAGCAGTACGGTCGACATGTACTGACCAGCGTGGAGATGACGGTAACCAATCTGTGCAATATGCGTTGTGAACATTGCGCAGTAGGCGATAGTCTTGTGATGAAGGAGCCGGAGCATATTCCACTCGATATGATGCTAAGTGCGCTGGATGAGGTCGAGAACCTGCAGACGATCAGTATCACTGGCGGAGAGCCTACATTTCGGAAGCAGACGGTCGACGAGTTGATTGTTCCGCTATTGAAATACGCAAGGTCACGGGGGATTCGTTCTCAGATCAATTCCAATCTGACGCTTGATTATGAGCGTTACGAGAAGCTGCTGCCTTACCTGGATGTTATGCATATCTCGTTCAATTACACGAGCGAGCGGGACTTCCACGAGGTGGGCTTCGCCCGCAGTGGGCATCCAGTCAAGTCTGAGGTTGCTTACAGAATGTATGACAAAATGGTGGAGAACACCCGCCGCTTGAGTGAGGAAGGGATGTTCATCTCCGCAGAATCGATGATCAATTACCGAACTTATGAGAAGCTGCCGGAGATTCATCGCTTGATTCTGGAGATGGGCTGTAAACGCCATGAGGTCCATCCGATGTACGCGGCTGACTTCGCAGAGGGACTGCCTATGCTATCGTTGGATCAGATGCGCGGAGCCATCCATTCCTTGCTTGATGTTCGTGATCCTAAGCTATGGATGCTGTTCGGTACGCTTCCTTTCTTCGCCTGCAATCCAAGCGCGGAGGATGCCAAGCTGCTGCGTCGTCTACGCGAGGAACCGAATGTTACGGTGCGCAATGACCCGGATGGACGCAATCGGGTGAACGTAAACATGTTCACAGGCGATGTATTCGTCACCGACTTTGCGGCGATTCCGGCCTTTGGCAATTTGCGTGACGGGCGTCTGGATGATATTTTTGAGAAGTGGCTTACGGAGCATCCGCTCAATCAGAAGGTGAACTGCCATTGCCCTGCTGCGAATTGCTGTGGTCCAAATCTGCTGGTTGCCGATATGTATTATAAGGATATCGACTTCAAATCGCGTAAAGCCATCGAACTATAA
- a CDS encoding spore coat associated protein CotJA gives MNFTQEKSYTPFIGPFDPCPPILIKTYSTPPHLYMPFQPPNLPQFSPQEALRHGTLWPALYSPYESRWGKGRQTNE, from the coding sequence TTGAACTTTACTCAGGAGAAGTCATATACCCCTTTCATTGGCCCTTTTGATCCTTGCCCGCCGATATTGATTAAAACCTATAGTACACCGCCGCATTTATATATGCCCTTCCAGCCACCCAATCTGCCGCAGTTCAGTCCACAGGAAGCATTAAGACATGGTACGCTATGGCCCGCATTATACAGCCCCTATGAATCCCGGTGGGGGAAAGGAAGGCAGACGAATGAATGA
- a CDS encoding GH25 family lysozyme, with the protein MDYESKSGRLSATGVTPILYTYPSFIGNFSGLSQYPLWIARYSTQRPADASEWRRWEFW; encoded by the coding sequence CTGGATTACGAATCGAAATCCGGCAGATTAAGCGCCACGGGAGTCACGCCGATACTCTACACCTATCCATCATTCATTGGTAACTTCAGCGGATTGAGCCAGTATCCGCTCTGGATTGCACGATACAGCACTCAAAGACCTGCTGATGCATCAGAATGGCGACGCTGGGAGTTCTGGTAG
- the moaD gene encoding molybdopterin converting factor subunit 1, with protein sequence MKIEISLFAGLAERLGTSRISLNCSESSLTAERLKKLLSDAYPDASPLISAAMVAVNQEYAAANCPIQEKDEIALIPPVSGG encoded by the coding sequence ATGAAAATAGAAATTTCTCTCTTCGCCGGACTGGCCGAGCGACTCGGCACATCCCGGATCTCCCTGAACTGCAGCGAATCCAGCCTAACTGCCGAGCGTCTGAAGAAGCTGCTAAGCGATGCTTATCCCGATGCCAGTCCGCTCATATCCGCAGCAATGGTTGCCGTCAATCAGGAGTACGCAGCAGCCAATTGTCCGATCCAGGAGAAGGATGAGATCGCTTTGATTCCGCCTGTATCTGGAGGTTGA
- a CDS encoding hemolysin family protein produces the protein MHTDFEVGKIISNLLIVLILVFFNGFFVAAEFSLVKVRQSRLTQLVSEGNRRASYALRVNKKLDAYLSATQLGITLASLGLGWVGEPAVSELIVMPIMYKLGVTDPALISTISVAVGFAIITFLHIVVGELAPKSLAIQKSEATSLWLSAPLLFFYKLFLPVIWLLNTAANGLLRLIGIQPANEAEAAHSEEEIRILMNQSAKSGVIDKDEMKLMDNIFDFSDMLAREVMLPRTDMDCLFTNLSWEENLKIINDTKHSRYPVAVEDKDQIIGFVHITDLLLPEPEGPKELADMVRPILNVPESMEVSHVLRLMQKRHSQLAIVVDEYGGTAGILTVEEILEEIVGDLHDEFEDERPEIEKLQDGVYSVDGRLLIEEVNDLIGSELVDDEVDSIGGWLFKELEGIPAKGKKKQEDNIIFEVAEASRLRITRVKIIKLVEPELPDDPCEES, from the coding sequence TTGCACACCGATTTTGAAGTTGGCAAGATTATTTCTAACCTACTTATAGTCTTAATCCTGGTGTTCTTTAACGGGTTCTTCGTTGCTGCGGAATTCTCGCTCGTTAAGGTGCGCCAATCACGGCTGACCCAGCTTGTCAGCGAAGGGAATCGAAGGGCTTCCTATGCGCTTCGAGTCAACAAGAAATTGGACGCATACTTATCGGCTACTCAGTTAGGAATTACGCTTGCATCACTCGGTCTTGGCTGGGTTGGTGAGCCAGCTGTATCCGAGCTTATTGTCATGCCTATTATGTATAAGCTCGGAGTTACGGATCCTGCACTGATCTCCACGATTTCCGTAGCAGTAGGCTTCGCGATTATTACGTTCCTGCATATTGTAGTCGGTGAACTAGCTCCTAAATCGCTGGCTATACAGAAGTCCGAGGCGACATCACTGTGGTTGTCAGCTCCGCTGCTATTCTTCTACAAGCTGTTCCTGCCGGTTATTTGGCTGCTTAATACAGCGGCTAACGGGCTGCTGCGCTTAATCGGCATTCAGCCGGCGAATGAGGCTGAAGCGGCGCATTCCGAAGAAGAAATACGGATCTTGATGAATCAGAGCGCTAAGAGCGGCGTGATCGACAAAGATGAAATGAAGCTGATGGATAATATTTTTGACTTCTCGGATATGCTGGCACGGGAGGTTATGCTTCCGCGGACGGATATGGATTGCTTATTCACTAATCTATCCTGGGAAGAGAATTTGAAGATTATCAACGATACGAAGCATTCGCGCTATCCGGTGGCTGTGGAGGATAAAGACCAGATCATTGGCTTTGTACATATTACCGATCTGCTGCTGCCGGAGCCGGAAGGTCCGAAGGAACTCGCGGATATGGTGCGTCCGATTCTAAACGTACCGGAATCGATGGAAGTTAGCCATGTGCTGCGGCTGATGCAGAAGCGGCATTCACAGCTTGCGATTGTGGTGGATGAGTATGGTGGTACAGCCGGTATTCTGACGGTTGAAGAGATTCTCGAGGAGATCGTCGGCGATCTTCATGATGAGTTCGAGGATGAGCGCCCGGAAATCGAAAAGCTGCAAGATGGCGTATACTCGGTAGACGGCCGTTTGTTAATCGAAGAGGTTAATGATCTGATCGGAAGTGAGCTGGTGGACGATGAGGTTGATTCCATCGGCGGCTGGCTGTTCAAGGAGCTGGAAGGGATTCCAGCCAAGGGGAAGAAGAAGCAGGAGGACAATATTATTTTCGAGGTTGCTGAAGCAAGCCGCCTGCGAATTACCCGCGTGAAGATCATTAAATTAGTGGAGCCAGAGCTCCCCGATGATCCATGTGAGGAATCATAG
- the sufB gene encoding Fe-S cluster assembly protein SufB: MAKKAPEMEEYKYGFRDEHKSIFQSGKGLTREIVTEISRMKNEPEWMLNFRLKSLEQFEKMPLPRWGGNLDDLDFNEIQYYVKPSEKQGKTWDEVPDEIKETFDKLGIPEAEQKFLAGVSAQYESEVVYHSMQKDLEDQGVIFMDTDSALREHPEIFREHFGTIIPPADNKFAALNSAVWSGGSFIYVPKGVKCEIPLQAYFRINSENMGQFERTLIIADEDSFVHYVEGCTAPIYSTNSLHSAVVEIICKKNARVRYTTIQNWAPNIYNLVTKRAVAEENATMEWVDGNIGSKLTMKYPAVILKGRGAKGSVLSIAVAGKGQLQDAGAKMIHLAPDTTSTIVSKSISKHGGKVTYRGLASFGRQADGAKSNIKCDTLILDNESTSDTIPYNEIMNDNIVLEHEATVSKVSEEQLFYLMSRGLTEEEATQMIIMGFIEPFTKELPMEYAVEMNRLIKFEMEGSIG, encoded by the coding sequence ATGGCTAAGAAAGCGCCTGAAATGGAAGAGTATAAATATGGCTTTCGTGATGAGCACAAGTCAATTTTTCAATCGGGTAAAGGTTTGACTCGAGAGATTGTCACGGAAATTTCCCGTATGAAGAATGAACCGGAGTGGATGCTTAACTTCCGTCTGAAATCGCTGGAGCAGTTCGAGAAAATGCCGCTACCGCGCTGGGGTGGAAATCTGGACGATCTTGACTTTAACGAAATTCAATACTATGTCAAACCATCTGAGAAGCAAGGCAAGACATGGGATGAAGTTCCTGACGAGATCAAAGAGACTTTTGACAAGCTTGGTATTCCAGAAGCGGAGCAGAAGTTCCTGGCTGGGGTATCGGCTCAATATGAATCCGAGGTTGTATATCACAGCATGCAGAAGGATCTGGAGGACCAAGGCGTTATCTTCATGGATACCGACTCTGCTCTGAGAGAGCACCCTGAGATCTTCCGCGAACATTTCGGTACGATTATTCCTCCAGCAGACAATAAATTTGCCGCTCTGAACAGTGCGGTATGGTCTGGTGGCAGCTTCATCTATGTGCCGAAGGGTGTGAAGTGTGAGATTCCACTGCAAGCATACTTCCGTATTAACTCGGAAAATATGGGTCAGTTCGAACGTACCTTGATCATTGCTGACGAGGACAGCTTCGTACACTATGTAGAGGGATGTACAGCTCCGATCTACAGCACGAATTCTCTGCACAGTGCTGTTGTGGAGATTATCTGTAAGAAGAACGCCCGCGTTCGTTACACCACGATTCAGAACTGGGCGCCGAACATTTACAATCTCGTTACGAAGCGTGCCGTTGCCGAAGAGAATGCGACAATGGAATGGGTTGATGGCAACATTGGCTCTAAGCTGACGATGAAATATCCAGCGGTTATTCTGAAGGGCCGCGGAGCCAAAGGCAGCGTATTGTCGATCGCTGTTGCTGGCAAAGGCCAGCTCCAGGATGCAGGTGCGAAGATGATTCACCTTGCTCCGGATACTACTTCGACAATCGTATCGAAATCGATCAGTAAGCATGGCGGTAAAGTAACGTACCGCGGTCTTGCTTCATTCGGACGTCAAGCAGATGGCGCGAAGTCCAATATCAAGTGCGATACACTCATTCTCGATAATGAGTCTACTTCGGATACTATTCCATACAATGAGATCATGAATGATAACATTGTTCTGGAGCATGAAGCGACTGTATCGAAGGTATCGGAGGAACAACTCTTCTACTTGATGAGCCGTGGTCTGACTGAAGAAGAAGCAACGCAAATGATCATCATGGGCTTCATCGAGCCGTTCACAAAAGAGTTGCCGATGGAGTATGCGGTTGAGATGAACAGATTGATCAAATTTGAGATGGAAGGTAGTATAGGGTAA